In Streptomyces capitiformicae, one genomic interval encodes:
- a CDS encoding carbonic anhydrase, with product MNSDVAPDKGDGSQATAPADAPISHTKPRGRRSLLRAALAGTAVLGGGIAIGTFPADAEPVTRTTRATPSAPAATRTRPSTPDEALTELSRGNRRWRTLHQQHPHEDAAVRKALTTGQQPFALILGCIDSRVPPELVFDQGLGDLMTVRSAGEVLDEAVLGSVAYGVLELDIPLVVVLGHQSCGAVKAAVSADQTGEELPAHIQYIADAIKPVIDHSVEGDARVAATIDANVRLVRSKLAAEPDLAAKVKAGEVAIVGARYDLTTQRVHLLK from the coding sequence GTGAACTCTGACGTAGCACCAGACAAGGGCGACGGCTCCCAGGCGACCGCCCCCGCCGACGCCCCGATATCCCACACGAAGCCCCGTGGGCGGCGCTCGCTCCTGCGCGCCGCGCTGGCCGGCACCGCCGTCCTCGGCGGCGGCATCGCGATCGGCACTTTCCCGGCCGACGCCGAGCCCGTCACGCGGACGACGCGCGCCACCCCCTCCGCCCCGGCCGCCACCCGCACCCGGCCGAGCACGCCCGACGAGGCGCTGACAGAGCTGTCGAGGGGCAACCGCCGCTGGCGCACCCTGCACCAGCAGCACCCCCATGAGGACGCCGCGGTCCGCAAGGCCCTGACGACCGGTCAGCAGCCCTTCGCCCTCATCCTCGGCTGCATCGACTCCCGCGTCCCCCCGGAGCTGGTCTTCGACCAGGGCCTCGGCGACCTGATGACCGTGCGCAGCGCGGGCGAGGTCCTCGACGAGGCCGTGCTCGGCAGCGTCGCGTACGGCGTCCTCGAACTGGACATCCCGCTGGTCGTGGTGCTGGGTCACCAGTCCTGCGGTGCCGTGAAGGCAGCCGTCTCGGCGGACCAGACGGGTGAGGAACTGCCCGCCCACATCCAGTACATCGCCGACGCGATCAAGCCGGTGATCGATCACAGCGTGGAGGGCGACGCCCGGGTCGCCGCGACCATCGACGCGAACGTCCGGCTCGTCCGCTCCAAGCTCGCGGCCGAGCCCGACCTCGCCGCCAAGGTGAAGGCGGGCGAGGTGGCCATCGTCGGCGCCCGCTACGACCTGACGACCCAGCGCGTGCACCTGCTCAAGTAG
- a CDS encoding DUF5999 family protein, protein MCSHQPQCPSYDSPARDAAHIVAFHPEQGWNLLCNGAIVFDDTGEILPDGSIVAPSRLAVAA, encoded by the coding sequence ATGTGTTCCCACCAGCCCCAGTGCCCTTCGTACGACAGCCCCGCCCGCGACGCCGCGCACATCGTCGCCTTCCACCCCGAGCAGGGCTGGAACCTGCTGTGCAACGGGGCGATCGTCTTCGACGACACCGGTGAGATCCTTCCCGACGGCAGCATCGTCGCGCCGAGCCGCCTCGCCGTCGCCGCCTGA
- a CDS encoding RidA family protein produces the protein MSTERVNPAELSPPTGFSHAVVATGTRVVFLAGQTALDGDGKVVGETLEEQFERALGNLLTALEAAGGTPSDLVRVTVYATDVADYRFRAPQLGRIWRRLAGRDYPAMAVIGVVRLWDEQALVELDGFAVLP, from the coding sequence ATGAGCACCGAGCGCGTCAACCCGGCCGAACTGTCGCCGCCCACCGGCTTCTCGCACGCGGTGGTCGCCACCGGCACCCGGGTCGTCTTCCTGGCGGGCCAGACCGCGCTCGACGGGGACGGCAAGGTCGTGGGCGAGACGCTGGAGGAGCAGTTCGAGCGGGCGCTCGGCAATCTGCTGACCGCCCTGGAGGCCGCCGGAGGCACACCGTCCGACCTCGTCCGCGTCACGGTCTACGCCACGGATGTTGCCGACTACCGCTTCCGGGCGCCTCAACTCGGCCGTATCTGGCGGAGGTTGGCGGGCCGGGACTATCCCGCGATGGCCGTGATCGGCGTCGTACGACTCTGGGACGAGCAGGCCCTCGTGGAACTCGACGGCTTCGCGGTCCTGCCGTAG
- a CDS encoding acyl-CoA dehydrogenase family protein, with protein MTAFSLEPAQLAWCAELRALAAERLRPLAEKGEPGHVNRPLVAELGRLGLLSRLFTSGALDLCLMRESLACVCTEAETALALQGLGAHPVHAHGTAAQRARWLPRVSEGDAVAAFALSEPGAGSDAAALELRAEPDGTGRWRLTGEKCWISNAPEADLYTVFARTTPGAGARGVTAFLVPADRPGLTGTPLDMLSPHPIGALGFDAVPVTADDVLGEPDRGFRVAMGTLNLFRPSVGAFAVGMARAALDATIAHTGQREAFGGKLRDLQTVAHQVAEMAMRTEAARLMVYAAATAYDSGAPDVPGRAAMAKLLATETAQYVVDAAVQLHGARALRRGHLLEHLYREVRAPRIYEGASEVQRAIVAKELYARHTQEVPSA; from the coding sequence ATGACCGCATTCTCGCTCGAACCGGCACAACTCGCCTGGTGTGCCGAACTGCGCGCCCTGGCCGCCGAACGCCTGCGCCCGCTCGCCGAGAAGGGCGAGCCCGGCCATGTCAACCGCCCCCTGGTCGCCGAGCTGGGCCGACTGGGCCTGCTCTCCCGCCTGTTCACCTCGGGGGCGCTCGACCTCTGTCTGATGCGCGAGTCACTGGCTTGCGTCTGCACGGAGGCCGAGACCGCGCTCGCCCTCCAGGGCCTGGGCGCCCACCCGGTCCACGCCCACGGCACCGCGGCCCAGCGCGCCCGCTGGCTCCCCCGGGTGAGCGAGGGCGACGCCGTCGCGGCCTTCGCGCTCAGCGAGCCGGGAGCGGGCTCGGACGCGGCGGCGCTGGAGCTGCGCGCGGAACCCGACGGCACCGGCCGCTGGCGCCTCACCGGTGAGAAGTGCTGGATCTCCAACGCCCCCGAGGCCGACCTCTACACCGTCTTCGCCCGCACCACCCCGGGCGCGGGCGCCCGTGGCGTCACCGCCTTCCTGGTCCCGGCCGACCGCCCCGGCCTCACCGGTACCCCCCTCGACATGCTCTCCCCGCACCCCATCGGCGCTCTCGGCTTCGATGCCGTACCCGTCACTGCCGACGACGTCCTCGGCGAACCCGACCGCGGCTTCCGCGTCGCCATGGGCACCCTCAACCTGTTCCGCCCGAGCGTCGGCGCCTTCGCGGTCGGCATGGCGCGGGCGGCGCTGGACGCGACGATCGCGCATACGGGCCAACGCGAGGCGTTCGGCGGTAAGTTGAGGGACCTTCAGACGGTCGCCCACCAAGTGGCCGAGATGGCCATGCGCACGGAGGCCGCCCGCCTCATGGTCTACGCGGCGGCGACGGCGTACGACTCGGGCGCGCCGGACGTACCGGGGCGGGCCGCGATGGCGAAGCTGCTTGCCACGGAGACCGCGCAGTACGTCGTCGACGCGGCCGTACAGCTGCATGGTGCGCGGGCGTTGCGGCGCGGCCATCTGCTCGAACACCTCTACCGGGAGGTGCGGGCGCCGCGCATCTACGAGGGGGCGAGCGAGGTCCAACGGGCCATCGTCGCGAAGGAGTTGTACGCGCGGCACACGCAGGAGGTGCCGTCCGCATGA
- a CDS encoding AMP-binding protein, producing the protein MNSRVTAHVDTFVRDHLPPPDQWPELTFDLPELRYPDRLNAAAELLAGAGPERPVFHTPAGDTWTYGELGARVDRIAHTLTTDLGVVPGNRVLLRGPTTPWLAACWLAVLKAGAVAVTVLAQQRPYELATVCELARVSHALCDVRSVDDLVKAEVPGLRITTYGGDGPGDLLRRTVSEGPYEAVATAADDVALIAFTSGTTGRPKGCVHFHRDVLAIADTFSKHVLAPRVDDVFAGSPPLGFTFGLGGLVVFPMRAGASALLLEQAGPKQLLPAIAAHGVSVLFTAPTAYRAMLGELNGEGGHDVSSLRRCVSAGENLPAATWRAWHERTGLRIINGIGATELLHIFISAADDDIRPGTTGVPVPGWHARVQDADGEPVPDGQHGLLAVRGPVGCRYLADPRQREYVRGGWNVTGDTYVREPDGYFRYVARADDMIISAGYNIAGPEVEEALLRHPDVVEAAVVGRPDEARGQAVVAHVVVTAGAVRDGKTLRTFLKSELAPYKCPREIVFVDALPRTATGKLQRFRLRTPGDQQ; encoded by the coding sequence ATGAACTCCAGGGTCACCGCCCATGTCGACACCTTCGTCCGGGACCATCTCCCGCCTCCCGACCAGTGGCCCGAGCTCACCTTCGACCTCCCCGAACTGCGCTACCCGGACCGGCTGAACGCCGCCGCCGAGCTGCTCGCCGGAGCCGGCCCCGAGCGGCCGGTCTTCCACACCCCCGCCGGAGACACCTGGACGTACGGCGAACTCGGTGCCCGGGTCGACCGCATCGCCCACACGCTCACGACGGACCTGGGTGTCGTCCCCGGCAACCGGGTGCTGCTGCGGGGGCCCACCACGCCCTGGCTGGCCGCGTGCTGGCTGGCGGTGCTCAAGGCGGGGGCGGTCGCGGTGACGGTGCTCGCGCAGCAGCGGCCGTACGAGCTGGCCACGGTGTGCGAGCTGGCGCGGGTGTCGCACGCGCTGTGCGACGTACGGTCCGTGGACGACCTGGTGAAGGCGGAGGTTCCGGGGCTCAGGATCACCACGTACGGCGGGGACGGGCCCGGCGATCTGCTCCGGCGGACGGTGAGCGAGGGGCCGTACGAGGCGGTCGCCACGGCGGCCGACGACGTGGCGCTGATCGCGTTCACCTCGGGGACGACCGGGCGGCCCAAGGGGTGCGTGCACTTCCACCGGGATGTGCTGGCGATCGCGGACACCTTCTCGAAGCACGTCCTCGCGCCGCGCGTGGACGACGTCTTCGCCGGGTCTCCCCCGCTGGGCTTCACCTTCGGGCTCGGCGGTCTCGTCGTCTTCCCGATGCGGGCCGGGGCCAGCGCCCTGCTGCTCGAACAGGCGGGCCCGAAGCAGCTGCTGCCGGCGATCGCCGCGCACGGGGTGTCGGTGCTGTTCACGGCGCCGACGGCGTACCGGGCGATGCTCGGCGAGCTGAACGGGGAGGGCGGGCACGACGTGTCGTCGCTCCGGCGGTGCGTGTCGGCGGGCGAGAACCTGCCGGCCGCGACCTGGCGGGCCTGGCACGAGCGCACGGGGCTGCGGATCATCAACGGCATCGGCGCGACCGAGCTGCTGCACATCTTCATCTCCGCCGCCGACGACGACATCAGGCCGGGGACGACGGGCGTTCCCGTACCGGGATGGCACGCGCGCGTGCAGGACGCCGACGGGGAGCCGGTGCCCGACGGGCAGCACGGGCTGCTCGCCGTGCGCGGTCCGGTGGGATGCCGCTATCTGGCGGATCCACGGCAGCGGGAGTACGTGCGGGGCGGCTGGAACGTCACGGGTGACACGTATGTCCGCGAGCCGGACGGGTACTTCCGGTATGTCGCGCGCGCCGACGACATGATCATCTCGGCCGGGTACAACATCGCGGGCCCGGAGGTCGAGGAGGCCCTGTTACGTCATCCGGACGTGGTCGAGGCGGCAGTGGTGGGACGGCCGGACGAGGCACGCGGTCAGGCCGTCGTCGCCCACGTGGTCGTCACGGCGGGGGCGGTCCGGGACGGCAAAACGCTGCGTACGTTCCTCAAGTCGGAGCTCGCGCCGTACAAGTGTCCGCGCGAGATCGTGTTCGTGGACGCGTTGCCGCGCACCGCGACCGGAAAACTTCAGCGGTTCCGCCTACGCACACCTGGTGACCAGCAGTGA
- a CDS encoding PaaX family transcriptional regulator has translation MINVSEQHAPRSLIVTFYGAYGRSVPGPVPVSELIRLLAAVGVDAPSVRSSVSRLKRRGLLLPARTAAGAAGYALSEDARQLLEDGDRRIYAAAPERDEGWTLAVFSVPESERQKRHVLRSRLAGLGFGTAAPGVWIAPARLYEETRHTLIRLRLDPYVDLFRGEHLGFAATAEAVSRWWDLAGIAKQHEAFLDRHAPVLHSWQRRADTPPEEAYRDYLLALDSWRQLPYADPGLPAELLPADWPGVRSAAVFRALHARLRDAGARFAGVETVKGTGSGESSGSDTEGDTEP, from the coding sequence ATGATCAACGTGTCCGAACAGCACGCACCACGTTCGCTCATCGTCACCTTCTACGGCGCCTACGGGCGTTCGGTGCCGGGACCCGTGCCCGTCTCCGAGCTGATCCGGCTGCTCGCCGCGGTGGGTGTCGACGCGCCCTCCGTTCGCTCGTCGGTGTCCCGGCTCAAACGCCGGGGGCTGCTGCTCCCCGCCCGTACGGCGGCCGGCGCGGCCGGGTACGCGCTGTCGGAGGACGCGCGGCAGCTCCTCGAGGACGGCGACCGGCGGATCTACGCGGCGGCGCCGGAGCGGGACGAGGGCTGGACGCTGGCCGTGTTCTCCGTACCGGAGTCGGAGCGGCAGAAGCGACACGTGCTGCGCTCCCGGCTCGCCGGACTCGGCTTCGGCACGGCGGCGCCCGGGGTGTGGATCGCGCCCGCCCGGCTGTACGAGGAGACCCGGCACACCCTCATCCGGCTGCGGCTCGACCCTTACGTGGACCTGTTCCGGGGTGAGCACCTGGGGTTCGCGGCGACCGCCGAGGCGGTGTCGCGGTGGTGGGACCTGGCCGGGATCGCCAAGCAGCACGAGGCGTTCCTCGACCGGCACGCGCCCGTTCTGCACAGCTGGCAGCGCCGCGCCGACACCCCGCCCGAGGAGGCGTACCGCGACTATCTGCTGGCCCTGGACTCCTGGCGCCAGCTGCCGTACGCCGATCCCGGGCTGCCCGCCGAACTGCTGCCGGCGGACTGGCCGGGGGTGCGCTCGGCGGCCGTCTTCCGGGCGCTGCACGCGCGGCTGCGGGACGCGGGGGCGAGGTTCGCGGGAGTGGAGACCGTGAAGGGCACAGGGAGTGGCGAGAGCAGTGGATCAGACACCGAGGGTGACACCGAACCGTAA
- a CDS encoding sulfotransferase family protein, with product MSLMRNLNRALTATTGLQVRKATPATPATPAKSANPKAAAPKPATKKPTTVYRCPAPEELATDRLLRQPVFIMSPVRSGSTLLRMLMNAHSRLHSPHELHIRRLEVGYGSKLSQKAMSALDLERGDLEHLLWDRVMHRELVKSGKDFIVEKTPSNAFVHERIRDCWPDARFVFLLRHPVSIAQSWHEGDPDKRTYDEAAADALRYMKAVDKARKGLTGHTVRYEDITADPEQEMRRLCEFLDLDFEPTMLDYGKKDDAQVVKGLGDWRDKIKTGQVQSGRALPTEDDIPEILRPMCQAWGYSE from the coding sequence ATGAGTCTCATGCGCAACTTGAACCGGGCACTCACCGCCACCACCGGCCTTCAGGTCCGCAAGGCCACCCCGGCCACCCCGGCCACCCCGGCCAAGTCGGCGAACCCCAAGGCCGCGGCGCCCAAGCCGGCCACCAAGAAGCCCACGACGGTGTACCGATGTCCGGCTCCCGAGGAACTCGCGACCGACCGACTGCTGAGGCAGCCGGTCTTCATCATGTCTCCCGTGCGCTCAGGCTCCACCCTGCTGCGGATGCTGATGAACGCGCACTCGCGGCTGCACTCTCCACATGAGCTGCACATACGCAGGCTCGAGGTCGGCTACGGCAGCAAGCTGTCCCAGAAGGCGATGAGCGCTCTCGACCTGGAGCGCGGCGACCTGGAGCATCTGCTCTGGGACCGGGTCATGCACCGCGAACTGGTCAAATCGGGCAAGGACTTCATCGTCGAGAAGACCCCGAGCAACGCCTTCGTCCACGAGCGCATCCGGGACTGCTGGCCCGACGCCCGCTTCGTCTTCCTGCTGCGCCACCCCGTCTCCATCGCCCAGTCCTGGCACGAGGGCGACCCCGACAAGCGCACCTACGACGAGGCCGCCGCCGACGCGCTGCGCTACATGAAGGCCGTCGACAAGGCCCGCAAGGGACTCACCGGGCATACCGTCCGCTACGAGGACATCACCGCCGACCCGGAGCAGGAGATGCGGCGGCTGTGCGAGTTCCTCGACCTCGACTTCGAGCCGACGATGCTCGACTACGGCAAGAAGGACGACGCCCAGGTCGTCAAGGGCCTCGGCGACTGGCGCGACAAGATCAAGACCGGTCAGGTGCAGTCCGGGCGCGCGCTGCCCACCGAGGACGACATCCCGGAGATTCTCCGGCCTATGTGCCAGGCGTGGGGCTACAGCGAGTGA
- a CDS encoding glycosyltransferase family 4 protein, protein MTDRRSLPHVRYLLLHAYGRGGTIRTVMNQANSLVAAGWSVEIVSAVRRRDDIQFPLDDRVQVSTVVDLREGAHTPPSGLVARWRERKRDELLQAPAQHIPKGEFAYRHFNRYVEDRLIAYLRSLTSGILVTTRPALNFLSAEHATNGVIRVAQEHMNLGTHRKDVQKRIQETYPRFAAVAVLTERDREEYAELLPGTKVIRIPNAVHSLDQVAADPASKIAVAAGRLFPQKGFDMLIPAWAKLVESFPEWQLRIYGSGEKKSELRNLIDVHHLYNHVLLMGHTDRLDDELAKASFYVLSSRFEGLPMVMIEAMSHSLPVVSFDCPTGPADVLTHGVDGLLVAPEDPDALADAMAKLMADEAMRADMGVAAVLTAASYGPDAVHPRWEALFTDLHEQRHGSAAVAGSAKGTHA, encoded by the coding sequence ATGACCGACCGTCGTTCCCTGCCCCACGTGCGCTACCTGCTGCTGCACGCCTACGGCCGCGGCGGCACCATCCGCACGGTGATGAACCAGGCCAACTCCCTGGTGGCGGCGGGCTGGAGCGTGGAGATCGTCAGCGCGGTGCGCCGCCGCGACGACATCCAGTTCCCGCTCGACGACCGCGTTCAGGTCTCCACGGTCGTGGACCTGCGCGAGGGCGCCCACACCCCGCCGTCCGGGCTCGTCGCCCGCTGGCGCGAACGCAAGCGCGACGAGCTGCTTCAGGCGCCCGCGCAGCACATCCCGAAGGGCGAGTTCGCCTACCGCCACTTCAACCGGTACGTCGAGGACCGGCTCATCGCGTATCTGCGGTCGTTGACCAGCGGCATCCTGGTGACGACCCGCCCGGCGCTGAACTTCCTCTCCGCCGAGCACGCCACCAACGGCGTGATCCGCGTCGCCCAGGAGCACATGAACCTCGGCACGCACCGCAAGGACGTACAGAAGCGCATCCAGGAGACCTACCCGCGCTTCGCCGCCGTCGCCGTGCTCACCGAGCGCGACCGCGAGGAGTACGCCGAACTGCTCCCCGGGACCAAGGTCATCCGCATCCCGAACGCCGTGCACTCCCTCGACCAGGTCGCCGCCGACCCCGCGTCGAAGATCGCGGTGGCCGCCGGGCGGCTCTTCCCGCAGAAGGGCTTCGACATGCTGATCCCGGCCTGGGCGAAGCTCGTCGAGTCGTTCCCCGAATGGCAGTTGAGGATTTACGGCAGCGGCGAGAAGAAGTCGGAACTTCGTAACCTGATCGACGTCCACCATCTCTACAATCACGTTCTCCTCATGGGGCACACCGACCGCCTGGACGACGAACTCGCCAAGGCGTCCTTCTACGTGCTCAGCTCACGGTTCGAGGGACTTCCGATGGTGATGATCGAGGCGATGAGCCACTCCCTTCCGGTGGTGAGCTTCGACTGCCCGACCGGTCCGGCGGACGTGCTGACGCACGGCGTCGACGGTCTGCTGGTGGCACCGGAGGACCCCGACGCGCTGGCCGACGCCATGGCGAAGCTCATGGCCGACGAGGCGATGCGCGCCGACATGGGGGTGGCCGCGGTGCTCACGGCCGCCTCATACGGCCCGGACGCCGTTCACCCGCGCTGGGAAGCCCTGTTCACCGACCTCCACGAGCAACGGCACGGCAGCGCCGCCGTGGCCGGCTCCGCGAAAGGAACACACGCATGA
- the cysC gene encoding adenylyl-sulfate kinase produces MTTSPKGQGATVWLTGLPSAGKTTIARILAGRLRSEGHRVEVLDGDEIRRFLSAGLGFSREDRNTNVQRIGLVAEVLARNGVLAVVPVIAPYADSREAVRKRHDASGTPYVEVHVATPVDVCSERDVKGLYARQAAGQLKGLTGVDDPYEPPADPALVLATQDQTPEESAASVYALLAERGLLV; encoded by the coding sequence ATGACCACCTCGCCCAAGGGCCAAGGAGCCACCGTATGGCTCACCGGCCTGCCGAGCGCGGGCAAGACGACGATCGCCCGCATCCTCGCCGGCCGGCTGCGGTCCGAGGGACACCGTGTGGAGGTCCTCGACGGTGACGAGATCCGCCGCTTCCTCTCCGCGGGCCTCGGCTTCTCCCGCGAGGACCGCAACACCAACGTGCAGCGCATCGGCCTGGTCGCCGAGGTCCTCGCCCGCAACGGCGTCCTCGCCGTCGTTCCCGTCATCGCCCCCTACGCCGACAGCCGCGAGGCCGTCCGCAAGCGGCACGACGCGAGCGGCACACCGTACGTCGAGGTCCATGTCGCCACCCCGGTCGACGTGTGCAGCGAGCGCGACGTCAAGGGCCTGTACGCCCGTCAGGCCGCCGGCCAGCTCAAGGGCCTGACCGGTGTCGACGACCCGTACGAGCCGCCGGCCGACCCGGCGCTGGTCCTCGCCACGCAGGACCAGACCCCCGAGGAGTCGGCGGCGTCCGTGTACGCCCTGCTGGCGGAACGGGGTCTGCTCGTATGA
- the cysD gene encoding sulfate adenylyltransferase subunit CysD, with protein sequence MTVHTLSHLDALESEAVHIFREVAGEFERPVILFSGGKDSIVMLHLALKAFAPAAIPFSLLHVDTGHNFPEVLEYRDRTVAEHGLRLHVASVQDYIDRGVLRERPDGTRNPLQTVPLTEKIQSERFDAVFGGGRRDEEKARAKERVFSLRDEFSQWDPRRQRPELWQLYNGRHAPGEHVRVFPLSNWTELDVWQYIAREGIELPEIYFAHHREVFMRGGMWLTAGEWGGPRENEAVEKRQVRYRTVGDMSCTGAVDSDAVTLDQVIAEIAASRLTERGATRADDKLSEAAMEDRKREGYF encoded by the coding sequence ATGACCGTCCACACCCTGTCTCATCTGGACGCCCTGGAGTCCGAGGCGGTCCACATCTTCCGCGAGGTGGCGGGCGAGTTCGAGCGGCCGGTGATCCTCTTCTCCGGCGGCAAGGACTCCATCGTCATGCTGCACCTGGCGCTGAAGGCGTTCGCCCCGGCGGCGATCCCGTTCTCGCTGCTGCATGTGGACACCGGGCACAACTTCCCGGAGGTGCTGGAGTACCGCGACCGTACGGTGGCCGAGCACGGTCTGCGGCTGCATGTGGCGTCCGTGCAGGACTACATCGACCGCGGTGTGCTGCGCGAGCGGCCGGACGGCACCCGGAACCCGCTGCAGACCGTCCCGCTGACGGAGAAGATCCAGTCGGAGCGCTTCGACGCCGTCTTCGGTGGTGGCCGTCGGGACGAGGAGAAGGCCCGCGCCAAGGAGCGGGTGTTCTCGCTGCGGGACGAGTTCTCGCAGTGGGACCCGCGCCGGCAGCGGCCCGAGCTGTGGCAGCTGTACAACGGAAGGCACGCGCCTGGGGAGCATGTGCGTGTGTTTCCGCTGTCCAACTGGACCGAGCTGGACGTCTGGCAGTACATCGCCCGGGAGGGCATCGAGCTGCCGGAGATCTACTTCGCCCACCACCGCGAGGTGTTCATGCGGGGCGGGATGTGGCTGACCGCCGGTGAGTGGGGCGGGCCGCGCGAGAACGAGGCGGTCGAGAAGCGGCAGGTGCGGTACCGGACCGTGGGTGACATGTCCTGCACGGGCGCCGTCGACTCGGACGCTGTGACATTGGACCAGGTCATCGCCGAGATCGCCGCGTCCCGGCTCACCGAGCGGGGCGCGACCCGCGCCGACGACAAGCTGTCCGAGGCCGCGATGGAAGACCGTAAGCGCGAGGGGTACTTCTAA
- a CDS encoding sulfate adenylyltransferase subunit 1 — MSMTTMGMTTIDTLRFATAGSVDDGKSTLVGRLLHDSKSVLADQLEAVERASANRGQDAPDLALLTDGLRAEREQGITIDVAYRYFATPRRRFILADTPGHVQYTRNMVTGASTAELAIILVDARNGVVEQTLRHAAVAALLRVPHVVLAVNKMDLVGYEEKEFLRIVEDFGRHAEELGLPGFTPIPVSALVGDNVVERSAHMDWYDGPALLEYLETVPVGVEAADAPARLPVQYVIRHGDERHYAGQLVSGALRVGDRVTVHPSGETSEIVGIDVLGEAAEVAFAPQSITVRLADQRDVARGDMITAGADGPTLTQDVRAAVCHLAERPLRVGDRVLLRHTTRTVKAIVRDLGGAGSLATNDLGRVVLRTAEPLALDDYAEVRRTGAFILVDPADGATLTAGMVELT, encoded by the coding sequence ATGAGCATGACCACGATGGGCATGACCACCATCGACACGCTGCGGTTCGCCACGGCCGGGTCGGTCGACGACGGCAAGTCCACGCTCGTGGGGCGGCTGCTGCACGACTCCAAGTCGGTCCTCGCGGACCAGCTGGAGGCCGTGGAGCGGGCGTCCGCCAACCGGGGCCAGGACGCGCCCGACCTCGCGCTGCTGACCGACGGGCTGCGGGCCGAGCGGGAGCAGGGCATCACCATCGATGTGGCGTACCGCTACTTCGCGACCCCGCGCCGCCGGTTCATCCTCGCCGACACGCCCGGCCATGTGCAGTACACCCGCAACATGGTGACAGGTGCCTCCACCGCCGAGCTGGCCATCATCCTCGTCGACGCCCGCAACGGTGTCGTCGAGCAGACGCTGCGGCACGCGGCGGTGGCCGCGCTGCTGCGTGTGCCGCACGTGGTCCTCGCCGTCAACAAGATGGACCTCGTCGGGTACGAGGAGAAGGAGTTCCTGCGGATCGTCGAGGACTTCGGCCGGCACGCGGAGGAGTTGGGGCTGCCCGGCTTCACGCCGATTCCGGTCTCCGCGCTGGTGGGTGACAACGTCGTCGAGCGGTCCGCGCACATGGACTGGTATGACGGGCCCGCGCTGCTGGAGTACCTGGAGACCGTGCCGGTGGGGGTCGAGGCGGCGGACGCGCCGGCCCGCTTGCCCGTGCAGTATGTGATCCGGCACGGCGATGAGCGCCACTACGCGGGGCAGTTGGTGTCCGGGGCGCTGCGGGTCGGTGACCGGGTGACCGTCCATCCGTCCGGTGAGACCTCCGAGATCGTCGGGATCGATGTGCTGGGCGAGGCGGCGGAGGTGGCGTTCGCACCGCAGTCGATCACGGTGCGGCTGGCGGATCAGCGGGATGTGGCCCGTGGGGACATGATCACGGCCGGGGCTGACGGGCCGACGCTCACCCAGGACGTGCGGGCAGCCGTCTGCCACCTCGCGGAACGGCCGTTGCGGGTCGGTGATCGCGTCCTGCTCCGGCACACCACTCGTACGGTGAAGGCGATCGTGCGTGACCTCGGCGGAGCCGGCTCCTTGGCCACGAACGATCTGGGGCGGGTTGTACTGCGTACGGCGGAGCCGTTGGCGTTGGACGACTACGCGGAGGTGCGGCGGACCGGGGCGTTCATTCTGGTGGACCCGGCGGATGGGGCGACGCTTACGGCGGGGATGGTTGAGCTGACGTAG